TTCAATTTCAACTTTCACATCTTTAGGTAAGCGTGCAACTTCAACACAACTTCTCGCTGGTTGATGTGCATCAAAATACTCACCATATATTTCATTTATTTTTTGAAATTCATTCATATCTTTAATAAAGATTGTGGCTTTAACGACCGATTCAATATCTGAACCAGCTGCGTCTAGCACAACTTTTAAATTTTCTAAAACTTGTCGTGTTTGTTCTTGCACATCATCACTAACGATTTGACCGTCAGTATTCAATGGGATTTGTCCCGATGTGAATAACAATCCATTAATTTCTGTTGCGTGTGAATATGGCCCTAAAGCTTCGGGCGCATTATTTGTATTAATTACTTTCATGCTGTCGTAATCGCTCCTTTAAGAAAATTTAGTTAAACTATTGCCTGTTTCTACGTTAAATTGCTGATTGTATTCATCTACATCAGATAATCTAACCAAGGAAGTATAATCTTCAATCAATCGTTGTTTAACTTCTTTTGATTCTACAAGTACTGATACCCCTTTAACGTGTGCTTTAAACTCATTCATCAAATTCATCACACCATTAATTGAACCACCAGCACGCATGAAATCATCAACAACGAGTACATTAGAATTTTCAGGCAATGTGCGTTTAGATAACACCATCGTTTCAATCTTACGAGAAGAACCAGAAACATAATTTATTGAAACAGTAGACCCTTCAGTAACCTTATTATCTTTTCTAATAACTACTACCGGTAAATTCAATACACTCGCTACGGCATTAGCTAAAGAAATACCTTTAGTAGCTATTGTTACCACTGCATCTAATTGTTCATCCATATAGAGCGTTGCAATTAACTTGCCAACTTTCTTTAATAAAATTGGATTACCCATCAAATCTGATAAGAACAAATAACCACCAGGTAATAATCGATCTTTTTCTTGTAGTAATTCGATTAACTCTTCTACAACTTCTGTAGCTTCTTTTTTGCCCATTTGTGGTTTATATGTAACTCCGCCACTTGCACCAGCAGTAGTCGTCACAGTACCTAATTTTTCTTTTTGGAATGTTGTTTTTATAATTTGAACATCCTCACTAATTGATGATTTAGCCTGTTTGAACTTTTGGACGAAAAACGTTAGTGGTATCAATTTATTGGGATGATTCATTAAATATTGTGTCATAAAAACAATACGTTCACTTCTCTTGTATCTCATATCGTGCTTCATCCTTTCTAACCTAGTAATCTTACTAATTGAACTGCGTTACAACAACCATTCACTGCATTATATATATGCTTTGCTTGTCGTTCATTTTTAGCTAACGCATATACCGTTGGACCACTACCACTCATTAAAGCACCATCGGCACCACTATTTAACATGTTTTCTTTTAATTTAGTAATCTCTGGATACATTTTATGTGATACCGTTTCTAATCTATTCGATAAACTTTGGCACAATGCCTCGTAGTCTCCAGATTTTAGCGCGCTCAGACACGCCGCTGTATGCACTCGATAATCACTTTCTAATGTAAGTGATTTAAACACATCAGGCGATGAAATACCTACATCTGGTTTTGCGATAATAACCCAGGCAGATGGTGGTTTATTTAATAGTTCAATAATTTCACCTTTTCCTTTACAAATAGCCGTTTTGCTATATATGCAGAAAGGAATGTCTGTTCCAATTTTTATACCAATTTGACATAACTCTTCTAATGATAGGTTTAAATTAAAGAGTCGATTCATGCCCCTTAAAGTAGCTGCTGCATCTGCAGATCCGCCCCCCAGCCCGGCTGAAACTGGAATGTCTTTCTCTAATCTTATTGTTACACCTTGCTTAATATTATAATGCTTTTTTAGCGCTTCGGCAGCTTTGAATGCTAAATTTTTATGATCAGAGGGTACATAATTTTGTTCTACTTCGACTACAATTTTATTATCTCGTCTGATTTCAAATGACAACCGATCAT
The Staphylococcus kloosii genome window above contains:
- a CDS encoding RidA family protein; the protein is MKVINTNNAPEALGPYSHATEINGLLFTSGQIPLNTDGQIVSDDVQEQTRQVLENLKVVLDAAGSDIESVVKATIFIKDMNEFQKINEIYGEYFDAHQPARSCVEVARLPKDVKVEIELIAKVK
- the purR gene encoding pur operon repressor — encoded protein: MRYKRSERIVFMTQYLMNHPNKLIPLTFFVQKFKQAKSSISEDVQIIKTTFQKEKLGTVTTTAGASGGVTYKPQMGKKEATEVVEELIELLQEKDRLLPGGYLFLSDLMGNPILLKKVGKLIATLYMDEQLDAVVTIATKGISLANAVASVLNLPVVVIRKDNKVTEGSTVSINYVSGSSRKIETMVLSKRTLPENSNVLVVDDFMRAGGSINGVMNLMNEFKAHVKGVSVLVESKEVKQRLIEDYTSLVRLSDVDEYNQQFNVETGNSLTKFS
- the ispE gene encoding 4-(cytidine 5'-diphospho)-2-C-methyl-D-erythritol kinase, encoding MIYETAHAKINLTLDTLFKRDDGYHEVEMIMTTIDLNDRLSFEIRRDNKIVVEVEQNYVPSDHKNLAFKAAEALKKHYNIKQGVTIRLEKDIPVSAGLGGGSADAAATLRGMNRLFNLNLSLEELCQIGIKIGTDIPFCIYSKTAICKGKGEIIELLNKPPSAWVIIAKPDVGISSPDVFKSLTLESDYRVHTAACLSALKSGDYEALCQSLSNRLETVSHKMYPEITKLKENMLNSGADGALMSGSGPTVYALAKNERQAKHIYNAVNGCCNAVQLVRLLG